From Camelina sativa cultivar DH55 chromosome 7, Cs, whole genome shotgun sequence, one genomic window encodes:
- the LOC104704551 gene encoding uncharacterized protein LOC104704551, with the protein MSHQHTFKALDRTLRDLMSTEDSTASEKMFGGKTVLLWGDFCQILPVITHGTRADTVLASISKLYIWDACNIYHLVKNMRIHQSETGFATWLLSVGDGTTPECDRNKENMNDKGKQVIIGNNFLLEPTGDPLQQISQTSRKPQLALQSKTEALTESAILTPRNETVDDINAYILAEVEGELKEYFSYDSIGKADTIGDDYGVFKLPRVSRHAET; encoded by the coding sequence ATGTCTCATCAACACACGTTCAAAGCCCTAGATAGGACACTAAGAGATTTAATGTCTACGGAAGATTCAACAGCTAGCGAAAAAATGTTTGGTGGGAAAACTGTGCTTCTATGGGGAGATTTCTGTCAAATACTCCCAGTAATAACACATGGGACACGAGCAGATACAGTTCTAGCGTCTATAAGCAAGTTATATATATGGGACGCATGCAACATTTATCACTTAGTAAAAAACATGAGAATACACCAGTCAGAAACAGGTTTTGCTACTTGGTTGCTAAGTGTAGGCGATGGAACAACCCCGGAGTGTGATCGTAACAAGGAAAATATGAATGACAAAGGAAAACAGGTGATCATTGGAAACAACTTCCTTCTGGAACCTACTGGAGATCCACTACAGCAAATTTCTCAAACATCAAGAAAGCCACAACTCGCCCTTCAAAGCAAAACTGAAGCCCTAACAGAAAGTGCTATTCTAACTCCAAGGAACGAAACAGTGGATGACATTAATGCATACATTTTAGCAGAAGTAGAAGGAGAGTTAAAAGAATATTTCAGCTATGATAGCATCGGTAAGGCGGATACAATCGGGGACGACTATGGAGTATTTAAACTCCCTAGAGTATCCAGGCATGCCGAAACATAA